The DNA region CAGCTGGACCAAAATACTTTGCATATCACAGGCCTTGGCCAGCTGGGCTCAAATCAGTGGCTCAGGCACACAGTCCCCCCCAAACCATGTGAAGTTTCACTCACACTTCTCCTCCAGCCTATGGTTTTGGGGCTGAGGCACCATCTTTCTTCATCTCACTGGGCACTGGGCACCTTCTTGCTGTGCCCAGAAATCAAGGCGTCACCTTCTCCTTGATAAGACCTGCCGTCCCAGCACTGGAGTCAGTTCCCAGCACCCAGGCATCTCCGGGTCCTCCTCACTGTGTGCGTGACGCTCACAGGTATCCCCACAGGTCGAGAATCGGTCGCACCCCAGGGACACCAAGGTACAGGACAGGTACCAACCCAAGCGTAGCACAAATGCTGGGGATGACCTTGCCCATACCAAGCTGCCCAGGCTCCCCAAGTGCTCTGAGCTCTGATCACACCACCACTGCTCCTCACATGCAGGCCAGggccttcccagcactgcagtccTTGGCTGATGGAGATTGGTCACTGCCCCTTATCTGCTCCACGTGGCTTCTTGTGATGAGTGAgcctctttcctctttgcagctgctcttAAAGCAGCGGACGACTGTGATgcggtccccctgagccttctgttcttcagggagaaaagactgaactccgtcagtctttcctcacaggacaggttcTCCAATCCTTTGGTCCTCTTTGACACACACAAGGTGGTGGCAGTAGGCAGCAGATCAGGATCAACAGAGGCCGAGTCAGAGGACTTGCATCCCAGCAGTGGCAGCCCCCACCTCCAACACATCAGTGACCAGGTCTTCCTAGGTGATTCAGCCTTGGATTCTAATCCATCTGATCATCCCAGAGCAAGCACAATCTTCCTAGACAAATCTCAAACAGATGTGCCGGACAAGAGGCGGAAGAGCCATATCAACCAAGTTTCTCCTGGGCAGCTTGCAGAAATATACACCTCACGCTCAACAATATTTGCAGACAGCTGCACAGTCAGTCAACCTAACCTCAGAAGCACAACAAAGTGCGACATTACCAATAGTCTACcatgaaaaggacagagattcaGAGTGAGGATTGgatctttctgaggaaaaatctCATCCTCTCCCACAGGAAGAAGTTCCGATGGCTACTACAGGCGTGGCGCTGATCACAAGCGCATCACCTGGTTGGTTCAGACCCGTTTCAGTGCTTCCCGGTTGAAGATGCAATTTGGTGTACTTGGAAAGGCTATGTAGAGATTTATATACACCCTAGTAGCTGTAAGGAGAAAGTCCTAGGAGCTAGAACGCTGGCTTCTAAAgcagggatcatagaatcacagaatggtagggtttggaagggacctctggggatcatctagtccaatccacatgtcaaagcaggttcaactagagcaggctgcacaggacatcgtCCAggaggggtttgaatatctccagagaaggagaatccacgacacctctgggcagttttttccagtgctccatcaccctcaaattaagcaagttcttcctcgtgttcaggtggaactttctatgcatcagtctgtgcttgttgccccttgtcctgtcactgggcaccccggAAAAGAGTATGGCcacatcctcttgatacccacccttaagatatttctaagcatttgtgagatcccctctcagtcttcttcaggctaaacaagcccagctccctcagtattttCTCATAAGAAAGATGCTCCCGTGCCCTAACCACTtttgtagacctccgctggactctctctactaGGTCTAGTTTTCATGGAGATGTTTTGCTTGAGGAGCTCCCTCTGTGCCTGTTCATAATACCAGAtagcaggaggagaagcccagctcccactggAATGTATAATGTCCTCAGTGACACATTAGGGCAATGATCCAGTGGGATGTTGTtgcttagccccagctggcaacaaagaaccatgcagtcgcTCTATCGCTCCTcttcctggtggggtggggaggagaccggcaagaaaaaggcaaaacttgtgggctggcgcaaagacactttaacagaacagcaaagaaagagaacggtcacaacaataatactgataaaaagaatatagaaagcaagaaacacacagtgcaattttctcaccgcccaatgcccagctAGCTCCGAGCAGTGATTACCCTCCCCTGGCAGCGATTGCCCtcccctcctagcttcttgtgaaaactgaCCCTATCGCAGCTGAAGCTGGGGCAGTGGTGTACATGACACACCTGCTGACACAAGGCTGAGTTCTGTGCTCTCTTGCCACAGAGAACAAGGGAACGATGGGCCATGCATGCCCCATGCAAGGATCTGCCTCAGTTGAGCTTTTCGttgtctgcatttattttggttcatTGCCACACCAATAGATAGGAGAAGAAAAGCTACAGCATCCCTTTACATCAACTGCTATGGCTGAAGTTCAAGAGCGAAAAAACACAATGGGATTAGTTTTAAGGTGTCTCCCTCTCGAGACAAGAcaaccccagctgctgccagagaggaTGAATGTGCCTGCAGTTACTAATAGTGGTCAAGAGGAACAGATTGTTGGCAGGTAAATGAAATGGCTCATGTGGCTGAAGCCTCCCAGCAGCACTAGCTGGGAATGGTCTCAGCAAGGCCAACAAGGGGAAGAGGGCAGCCCTCAGCTGAACTAACGCTCGGTTGGATCAGTCCAACTGTCCTGTATCTCAAGGCTGAGCAACCTCTATACCCCTCTCCCTTTAGTGCAATACCCATGTGGTGTGAGGTCTCGGCCCTTGCCTGACTTAGCAACAGGCTGACGAGCTGTAAAAGCGCATCTGGCATTGGCATGTACATGAGGAGCCTGTGTCCTAGCCCAGTGACCAGCAACACTGCCCCCTAAGGGGCTCCACTCAGTGACACAGGTCTACATGAAGTGGGCAGGCTTGCTTGGCCTTTCTcccttcacaaagcaagaaacgATGGGTGCAGGAGGCAGACACTGCATTTCATTGCTAGTTCTCAGTGAATCTCCGTACCAGGGTGAAGCCATAACCAGTCAGCTGTAGATTCCATTCATTACGTCAGGAGGAACCTTCTACTCTGGGTATCTTGTCAACACACCAAGCAAAAGTCTCCCTACTATGACCTGAACACGCCCTCTTGGAGGGTCACACaagtacagacagacacacatgtgCTCATACACACCTGCACGGAataatgcaaaagtctgtgtGCTCACATAAAGCCAGCCTAGAGTCCAGCACTAACgcacataaaagcaggaaaatatcagcGAGAGTGGACTCTGCTGAGGAGATACTGGGGACACACTGGCAGAACCAGACTCAAATGCCTCAGGGAAAACCAGGCCCCAGACATGCTCCTGCTAATGTACAGGgactgcacagggagggaaagaggccaATGAGCCCAGAAAAATTTTCCCAACAGCATTGTGAGTGTTGCAATAGCGTCCAACacacccagcagaagcccacctgcatgCAGCAAGGAGCAACCaccagagagaggtgggaggagcaagagaaaagggtgtgGCATGTCCTCATACATGGGAGTCCTTAGGCATGtggacgagaagcaggagagcggtgcctatttcctgacagctttgccacaaacaagcccacaggaatgacccaggtgcacatcacctgcccgcacagggtgccaccagcacttgagctgagtcttctgcctgcaatgatgtctttctgtcctggaaattcaacagactctcattctggaaattacagaagccttcctatggggaagcacgtggcatcagccaggaaatgaaaaggcagcagtgcaggaagccaggacacagcccatgccattagctgagacACTCTGCAtttgacgtgaacttgtcagaaaattattacttccccaaaggctgcctctgggcctgaggcagtgcaggactactacaaaaggcagcccaactcttggctctctcattcacttcccttgcctccttcttGTTGGGAATCAGGTGAGTCTGAGGCCTCTTCTCGTCCTCCTCTAAGACCAATTCTTTCCTTGATATCTGgctcagctgacaggggctgtcctaGCCCAGGGCTGGTTGCTGATTCTCacgggagagggaaagggagagaaggtcTTCCCCTAAGAGAGCCTGGGGCTTAGCTGTTGTTGTTCCTGGggctttcagctggacagcctgtggtgggcaaGTAGGGGCCTTGGCTTCCCCAAGGttgggtgcagtgctgctgctcatgtgtttctgttttctgcttccccctgccctctctcacaggtgcccctccagccccagaacatgtcctgctgcaccccgtgcctgccatgccagccctgcggcccgaccccgctggccaacagctgcaatgagccctgtgtcaggcagtgccagagctccaatgtcgtcatccagccctccgccgtggtggtgaccctgcccggacccatcctcagctccttcccacagaacaccgttgtgggatcctccacctccgccgctgttggcagcatcctcagctgtgatggagtgcccatctcttctggaggctttgacctctcctgcattaccagccgctactgtggcagcagatgtcgaccctgctaaagctgctggcagcttcctcgggcaagaacctccaagacctcagaacatggtgctcGACAGAAGATAGAGCTTTGGGGCATTGGATTTAGAGATTCGGGCCAATTTTTCCTGCTtccactcttctctctctctttgccttgCTGTCACTGTCTCCCAGCACCAGCTTGGCGGGGACATGTtggcctccctccctctgcagggcaggcagatggACACCCTGCTGAAGCTCCACCGCATCTCAGTGGCTGCCCCTGGTGCTCCCTATGagccacctccttttctttttcagactcattaaagtcgTGCTGCATCCAAACCTGGGACTCtgactcctcctctcttctgtggcaggtcttccagtctgctcaggaaaaaagtgattgtttGGAGAGGATTAGGTTAGGCGTAAAAGAAGACTCTCCCTTAGTCCCAGAGGAAAAAGAGGGtaggactcagtgcactgggttgCCTGTTGTGCCCCGTGTCTTGGACCTGAGGAAGACATTCCTGGCTACTCCACAGACAATGGCCAtcagtcagccttgctgcatctgttcccagatgggcctggagcactgggccctggagCAGGTTCTGTCAATGGGGAGCCCAACAACTGCTGTCCTGGAGTGAGGAGCCCATGGCTGTGGAAGGCCAAGGGATggggtcagcagcccctctggctcttggggaaggcatgtcctctaggcctggatggagctgtgctgcgggAGGAGTCTCAAGCAGAcaatggctccaaagggtggcagaAGTGGGGATATGGAGACAATAATACCTGgggacagcccacagcctcatctccccctctccttcctttccattgcctcatctcgggtCCATGGCCACCACCCACAGGAGCACAGGTAAATGTTGTAGGTACCTCATATAGTCCCTGAGCGCCTGGCAGGGCCCAACTGCTCTCCAGATCTGCAGGGCTGAGGCACTTCACCAGCTGGTACTGGTATCAGCCACACAATGGAGTCACCACTCCTTGTGAATCCAACAGCCCCATgggccactgcagctccaggagagtACCCAGTGCCCAGACACCCACGGCTGCTCTCTggtccttggtctcctccaagcctggggcagcttgcctgggcTTCTCAGGCTCCACCACTGCCAGACTCACTACCAACTCCAgaaaggctctgtgcaagagctgttgccccctccattcccactggGACATTGTGGTGACAGTGGGAcccttttctgtgctcagcagcttctctcaTCTCTCTCTGCTGGACCATTCTCAGCCCTCTTGCTTTGCCTGGTATTCTTGGGCACCAGCTGGACCAAAACACTTTGCATATCACAGGCCTTGGCCAGCTGGGCTCAAATCAATGGCTCAGGCACACAGTCCCCCCCAAACCATGTGAAGTTTCACTCACACCTCTCCTCCAGCCTATGGTTTTGGGGCTGAGGCACCATCTTTCTTCGTCTCACTGGGCACTGGGCACCTTCTTGCTGTGCCCAGAAATCAAGGCGTCACCTGCTCCTTGATAAGACCTGCCGTCCCAGCACTGGAGTCAGTTCCCAGCACCCAGGCATCTCCGGGTCCTCCTCACTGTGTGCGTGACGCTCACAGGTATCCCCACAGGTCGAGAATCGGTCGCGCCCCAGGGACACCAAGGTACAGGACAGGTACCAACCCAAGCGTAGCACAAATGCTGGGGATGACCTTGCCCATACCAAGCTGCCCAGGCTCCCCAAGTGCTCTGAGCTCTGATCACACCACCACTGCTCCTCACATGCAGGCCAGggccttcccagcactgcagtccTTGGCTGATGGAGATTGGTCACTGCCCCTTATCTGCTCCACGTGGCTTCTTGTGGTGAGTGAgcctctttcctctttgcagctgctcttAAAGCAGCAGACGACTGTGATgcggtccccctgagccttctgttcttcagggagaaaagactgaactccgtcagtctttcctcacaggacaggttcTCCAATCCTTTGGTCCTCTTTGACACACACAAGGTGGTGGCAGTAGGCAGCAGATCAGGATCAACAGAGGCCGAGTCAGAGGACTTGCATCCCAGCAGTGGCAGCCCCCACCTCCAACACATCAGTGACCAGGTCTTCCTAGGTGATTCAGCCTTGGATTCTAATCCATCTGATCATCCCACAGCAAGCACAATCTTCCTAGACAAATCTCAAACAGATGTGCCGGACAAGAGGCGGAAGAGCCATATCAACCAAGTTTCTCCTGGGCAGCTTGCAGAAATATACACCTCACGCTCAACAATATTTACAGAGAGCTGCACAGTCAGTCAACCTAATCTCAGAAGCACAACAAAGTGCGACATTACCAATAGTCTACcatgaaaaggacagagattcaGAGAGAGGATTGgatctttctgaggaaaaatctCATCCTCTCCCACAGGAAGAAGTTCCGATGGCTACTACAGGCGTGGCGCTGATCACAAGCGCATCACCTGGTTGGTTCAgacctgtttcagtgcttcccAGTTGAAGATGCAATTTGGTGTACTTGGAAAGGCTTATAGTCTATGTAGAGATTTATATACACCCTAGTAGCTGTAAGGAGAAAGTCCTAGGAGCTAGAACGCTGGCTTCTAAAgcagggatcatagaatcacagaatggtagggtttggaagggacctctggggatcatctagtccaatccacatgtcaaagcaggttcaactagagcaggctgcacaggacatcgtCCAggaggggtttgaatatctccagagaaggagaatccacgacacctctgggcagttttttccagtgctccatcaccctcaaattaagcaagttcttcctcgtgttcaggtggaactttctatgcatcagtctgtgcttgttgccccttgtcctgtcactgggcaccccggAAAAGAGTATGGCcacatcctcttgatacccacccttaagatatttctaagcatttgtgagatcccctctcagtcttcttcaggctaaacaagcccagctccctcagtattttCTCATAAGAAAGATGCTCCCGTGCCCTAACCACTtttgtagacctccgctggactctctctactaGGTCTAGTTTTCATGGAGATGTTTTGCTTGAGGAGCTCCCTCTGTGCCTGTTCATAATACCAGAtagcaggaggagaagcccagctcccactggAATGTATAATGTCCTCAGTGACACATTAGGGCAATGATCCAGTGGGATGTTGTtgcttagccccagctggcaacaaagaaccatgcagtcgcTCTATCGCTCCTcttcctggtggggtggggaggagaccagcaagaaaaaggcaaaacttgtgggctggcgcaaagacactttaacagaacagcaaagaaagagaacggtcacaacaataatactgataaaaagaatatagaaagcaagaaacacacagtgcaattttctcaccgcccaatgcccagctAGCTCCGAGCAGTGATTACCCTCCCCTGGCAGCGATTGCCCtcccctcctagcttcttgtgaaaactgaCCCTATCGCAGCTGAAGCTGGGGCAGTGGTGTACATGACACACCTGCTGACACAAGGCTGAGTTCTGTGCTCTCTTGCCACAGAGAACAAGGGAACGATGGGCCATGCATGCCCCATGCAAGGATCTGCCTCAGTTGAGCTTTTCGttgtctgcatttattttggttcatTGCCACACCAATAGATAGGAGAAGAAAAGCTACAGCATCCCTTTACATCAACTGCTATGGCTGAAGTTCAAGAGCGAAAAAACACAATGGGATTAGTTTTAAGGTGTCTCCCTCTCGAGACAAGAcaaccccagctgctgccagagaggaTGAATGTGCCTGCAGTTACTAATAGTGGTCAAGAGGAACAGATTGTTGGCAGGTAAATGAAATGGCTCATGTGGCTGAAGCCTCCCAGCAGCACTAGCTGGGAATGGTCTCAGCAAGGCCAACAAGGGGAAGAGGGCAGCCCTCAGCTGAACTAACGCTCGGTTGGATCAGTCCAACTGTCCTGTATCTCAAGGCTGAGCAACCTCTGTACCCCTCTCCCTTCAGTCCAATACCCATGTGGTGTGAGGTCTCGGCCCTTGCCTGACTTAGCAACAGGCTGACGAGCTGTAAAAGCGCATCCGGCATTGGCATGTACATGAGGAGCCTGTGTCCTAGCCCAGTGACCAGCAACACTGCCCCCTAAGGGGCTCCACTCAGTGACACAGGTCTACATGAAGTGGGCAGGCTTGCTTGGCCTTTCTcccttcacaaagcaagaaacgATGGGTGCAGGACGCAGACACTGCATTTCATTGCTAGTTCTCAGTGAACCTCCGTACCAGGGTGAAGCCATAACCAGTCAGCTGTAGATTCCATTCATTACGTCAGGAGGAACCTTCTACTCTGTGCATCTTGTCAACACACCAAGCAAAAGTCTCCCTACTATGACCTGAACATGCCCTCTTGGAGGGTCACACAAGTACAGACAGACACGCATGTGCTCATACACACCTGCACGGAataatgcaaaagtctgtgtGCTCACATAAAGCCAGCCTAGAGTCCAGTACTTATacacataaaagcaggaaaatatcagcgagagtggactctgctgaggagatgctggggacaCACTGGCAGAACCAGACTCAAATGCCTCAGGGAAAAACCAGGCCCCAGACATGCTCCTGCTAATGTACAGGgactgcacagggagggaaagaggccaATGAGCCCAGAAAAATTTTCCCAACAGCATTGTGAGTGTTGCTATAGCGTCCAACacacccagcagaagcccacctgcatgcaacaaggagcaaccaccagagagaggtgggaggagcaagagaaaagtgCGCGGCATGTCCTCATACATGGGAGTCCTTGCGCATGtggacgagaagcaggagagcggtgcctatttcctgacagctttgccacaaacaagcccacaggaatgacccaggtgcacatcacctgcccGCACAGGGTGCCACCAacacttgagctgagtcttctgcctgcaatgatgtctttctgtcctggaaattcaacagactctcattctggaaattacagaagccttcctatggggaagcacgtggcatcagccaggaaatgaaaaggcagcagtgcaggaagccaggacacagcccatgccattagctgagacACTCTGCAtttgacgtgaacttgtcagaaaattattacttccccaaaggctgcctctgggcctgaggcagtgcaggactactataaaaggcagcccaactcttggctctctcattcacttcccttgcctccttcttGTTGGGAATCAGGTGAGTCTGAGGCCTCTTCTCGTCCTCCTCTAAGACCAATTCTTTCCTTGATATCTGgctcagctgacaggggctgtcctaGCCCAGGGCTGGTTGCTGATTCTcatgggaaagggaaagggagagaaggttTTCCCCTGAGAGAGCCTGGGGCTTAGCTGTTGTTGTTCCTGGggctttcagctggacagcctgtggtgggcaaGTAGGGGCCTTGGCTTCCCCAAGGttgggtgcagtgctgctgctcatgtgtttctgttttctgcttccccctgccctctctcacaggtgcccctccagcccagagacatgtcctgctgcaccccgtgcctgccatgccagccctgcggcccgaccccgctggccaacagctgcaatgagccctgtgtcaggcagtgccagagctccaatgtcgtcatccagccctccgccgtggtggtgaccctgcccggacccatcctcagctccttcccacagaacaccgttgtgggatcctccacctccgccgctgttggcagcatcctcagctgtgatggagtgcccatctcttctggaggctttgacctctcctgcattaccagccgctactgtggcaacagatgtcgaccctgctaaagctgctggcagcttcctcgggcaagaacctccaagacctcagaacatggtgctcGACAGAAGATAGAGCTTTGGGGCATTGGATTTAGAGATTCGGGCCAATCTTTCCTGCTtccactcttctctctctctttgccttgCTGTCACTGTCTCCCAGCACCAGCTTGGCGGGGACATGTtggcctccctccctctgcagggcaggcGGATGGACACCCTGCTGAAGCTCCACCGCATCTCAGTGGTTGCCCCTGGTGCTCCCTATGagccacctccttttctttttcagactcattaaagtcgTGCTGCATCCAAACCTGGGACTCtgactcctcctctcttctgtggcaggtcttccagtctgctcaggaaaaaagtgattgtttGGAGAGGATTAGGTTAGGCGTAAAAGAAGACTCTCCCTTAGtcccagaggaaaaagaggataggactcagtgcactgggttgCCTGGTGTGCCCCGTGTCTTGGACCTGAGGAAGACATTCCTGGCTACTCCACAGACAATGGCCAtcagtcagccttgctgcatctgttcccagatgggcctggagcactgggccctggagCAGGTTCTGTCAATGGGGAGCCCAACAACTGCTGTCCTGGAGTGAGGAGCCCATGGCTGTGGAAGGCCAAGGGATggggtcagcagcccctctggctcttggggaagggatgtcctctaggcctggatggagctgtgctgcgggAGGAGTCTCAAGCAGAcaatggctccaaagggtggcagaAGTGGGGATATGGAGACAATAATACCTGgggacagcccacagcctcatctccccctctccttcctttccattgcctcatctcgggtCCATGGCCACCACCCACAGGAGCACAGGTAAATGGTGTAGGTACCTCATATAGTCCCTGAGCGCCTGGCAGGGCCCAACTGCTCTCCAGATCTGCAGGGCTGAGGCACTTCACCAGCTGGTACTGGTATCAGCCACACAATGGAGTCACCACTCCTTGTGAATCCAACAGCCCCATgggccactgcagctccaggagagtACCCAGTGCCCAGacacccatggctgctctctggtccttggtctcctccaagcctggggcagcttgcctgggcTTCTCAGGCTCCACCACTGCCAGACTCACTACCAACTCCAgaaaggctctgtgcaagagctgttgccccctccattcccactggGACATTGTGGTGACAGTGGGAcccttttctgtgctcagcagcttctctcaTCTCTCTCTGCT from Opisthocomus hoazin isolate bOpiHoa1 chromosome 26, bOpiHoa1.hap1, whole genome shotgun sequence includes:
- the LOC142364271 gene encoding LOW QUALITY PROTEIN: cyclin-Y-like protein 1-B (The sequence of the model RefSeq protein was modified relative to this genomic sequence to represent the inferred CDS: inserted 5 bases in 3 codons), whose amino-acid sequence is MATTHRSTGIPTGRESVAPQGHQGTGQARAFPALQSLADGDWSLPLICSTWLLVDRFSNPLVLFDTHKVVAVGSRSGSTEAESEDLHPSSGSPHLQHISDQVFLGDSALDSNPSDHPTASTIFLDKSQTDVPDKRRKSHINQVSPGQLAEIYTSRSTIFTESCTVSQPNLRSTTKCXTLPIVYHEKDRDSERGLDLSEEKSHPLPQEEVXDGYYRRGADHKRITWLVQTCFSASQLKMQXLVYLERLIVYVEIYIHPSSCKEKVLGARTLASKAGIIESQNAEAGAVVYMTHLLTQG
- the LOC142364215 gene encoding feather keratin Cos1-1/Cos1-3/Cos2-1-like; its protein translation is MSCCTPCLPCQPCGPTPLANSCNEPCVRQCQSSNVVIQPSAVVVTLPGPILSSFPQNTVVGSSTSAAVGSILSCDGVPISSGGFDLSCITSRYCGNRCRPC